From Natronincola ferrireducens, the proteins below share one genomic window:
- the atpG gene encoding ATP synthase F1 subunit gamma — protein MAGLGMRDIKRRIKSVNSTKQITKAMELVSSAKLRKARERLEKTRPYFTTIGRTVEEIISSTKGIQHEFLKPRDVKKTGYIVITADRGLCGGYNTNVIKAAVNHMEEKERVSVIAIGQKGRDFFRKRQYDLDGEFTHISEDPSFTEAQSVGKLSIELYKQQLVDEVYLVYTEFVSTINQKPRLVKLLPIEATAEEGETKTVSEDEEFMSYEPSPEAVLNFLIPKYIDSMIYGALIESSTSEQGARRVAMESATDNATEMIDKLQLKYNRARQAAITQEIAEIVGGAEALK, from the coding sequence TTTCTTCGGCTAAGCTAAGAAAGGCTAGAGAAAGGCTAGAAAAAACCAGACCCTATTTTACTACAATTGGTAGAACAGTTGAAGAAATCATCTCCTCCACTAAAGGGATACAGCATGAGTTTTTAAAGCCCCGTGATGTTAAAAAGACGGGTTATATTGTCATTACTGCCGATAGAGGATTGTGTGGTGGCTATAATACCAATGTCATAAAGGCTGCCGTCAATCATATGGAAGAAAAGGAAAGGGTTTCCGTAATAGCCATAGGTCAAAAAGGCAGGGATTTCTTTAGAAAGAGACAGTATGACTTGGATGGGGAGTTCACCCATATTTCTGAAGATCCTTCCTTCACAGAAGCCCAAAGTGTAGGAAAGCTATCCATTGAGCTTTACAAACAACAATTGGTGGATGAAGTGTACTTAGTGTATACGGAGTTTGTCAGCACCATTAACCAAAAGCCTAGGCTGGTAAAGCTATTGCCTATAGAGGCAACAGCTGAAGAAGGGGAAACCAAGACGGTATCAGAGGACGAGGAATTCATGTCCTATGAGCCTTCCCCAGAGGCGGTGTTGAACTTCTTGATACCTAAGTATATTGATAGCATGATTTATGGAGCCCTTATTGAATCCTCCACCAGTGAGCAGGGGGCTAGAAGGGTTGCTATGGAAAGTGCTACTGATAATGCTACTGAGATGATTGATAAATTACAATTAAAATACAATCGTGCCCGTCAGGCTGCCATCACCCAAGAAATTGCAGAAATCGTTGGTGGTGCAGAGGCGCTGAAGTAA
- the atpD gene encoding F0F1 ATP synthase subunit beta produces MPEGNVGKLVQIIGPVVDIRFSSENLPALLSAIVIEGPRHRVTVEVAQHIGDDTVRCVAMNSTDGLMRGMEAKDTGAPITVPVGKATLGRIFNVLGEVVDEKEEVTSEFHAPIHRQAPSFEDQETGTEILETGIKVVDLIAPYSKGGKIGLFGGAGVGKTVLIMELINNIAKEHGGLSVFAGVGERTREGNDLYHEMIESGVIDKTTLVYGQMNEPPGARMRVGLTGLTMAEYFRDQEGQDVLLFIDNIFRFTQAGSEVSALLGRMPSAVGYQPTLATEMGALQERITSTKKGSITSVQAVYVPADDLTDPAPATTFAHLDATTVLSRQIAELGIYPAVDPLDSNSRILDPVVVGEEHYEVARGVQEVLQRYKELQDIIAILGMDELSDEDKLIVSRARKIQRFLSQPFHVAEQFTGMAGKYVPLKETIRGFKEILDGKHDDLPESAFLFVGTIEEAREKAKTSE; encoded by the coding sequence ATGCCTGAAGGAAATGTAGGTAAATTGGTGCAAATCATTGGACCAGTTGTAGATATAAGATTCAGCAGTGAAAACCTACCAGCCCTTTTGAGTGCCATCGTCATAGAAGGCCCTAGACACAGGGTGACGGTGGAGGTGGCCCAGCATATCGGAGATGATACGGTAAGATGTGTTGCCATGAACTCTACAGATGGGTTAATGAGGGGTATGGAGGCTAAAGATACAGGAGCCCCCATCACCGTTCCGGTGGGAAAAGCTACATTAGGTAGAATATTTAACGTACTAGGTGAAGTGGTGGATGAGAAGGAGGAAGTAACCTCTGAATTCCATGCACCTATCCATCGTCAAGCTCCAAGCTTTGAAGATCAGGAGACGGGAACAGAAATTCTAGAAACTGGTATCAAGGTTGTTGACTTGATTGCCCCCTATTCAAAGGGTGGAAAAATCGGTCTCTTCGGAGGTGCTGGGGTTGGTAAGACAGTATTAATTATGGAGCTTATCAACAATATCGCTAAAGAGCATGGTGGACTTTCAGTATTTGCAGGGGTTGGAGAGAGAACAAGGGAAGGTAATGACCTTTATCATGAAATGATAGAATCCGGTGTTATTGATAAGACAACCCTAGTATATGGCCAGATGAATGAGCCTCCTGGAGCTAGGATGAGGGTTGGTTTAACAGGACTTACCATGGCGGAATATTTCAGGGATCAAGAGGGACAGGACGTACTTCTATTTATTGATAACATCTTCCGATTTACTCAAGCAGGAAGTGAGGTTTCAGCCCTTCTAGGCCGTATGCCAAGTGCCGTTGGTTATCAGCCAACGCTGGCGACAGAGATGGGTGCCCTACAGGAGAGAATTACTTCTACCAAGAAGGGTTCTATTACTTCTGTACAGGCGGTATATGTACCTGCCGATGACTTAACAGACCCTGCTCCAGCTACAACCTTTGCCCACTTAGATGCTACAACTGTACTTTCAAGACAAATTGCCGAGCTAGGTATTTATCCAGCGGTGGATCCATTGGACTCCAACTCAAGGATTCTTGATCCAGTAGTGGTGGGGGAAGAGCACTATGAAGTAGCCCGGGGTGTTCAAGAGGTATTACAAAGATATAAGGAATTACAGGATATCATTGCTATTCTTGGTATGGACGAACTTTCTGATGAAGATAAATTAATTGTTTCTAGAGCTAGAAAAATTCAACGTTTCTTATCTCAGCCCTTCCATGTTGCTGAACAGTTTACGGGGATGGCAGGAAAGTATGTACCATTAAAGGAAACGATCCGAGGCTTTAAGGAAATATTAGATGGAAAGCATGATGATTTACCGGAATCAGCCTTCCTATTTGTAGGTACTATAGAAGAAGCAAGAGAGAAAGCTAAAACCAGTGAATAA
- a CDS encoding F0F1 ATP synthase subunit epsilon yields the protein MASKFHLEIVTPDRMFYDDEVEMAVVRTTEGDVGILDEHISMVAPLKIGKIKIKKDGSLKEAAIAGGFVKVVQGATTIIADAAEWPEEIDIQRAEEAKQRAEKRLVADGSGIDTIRAEIALKKAINRLEVSEIRKR from the coding sequence ATGGCTTCCAAATTTCATCTAGAAATCGTAACCCCCGATAGGATGTTTTACGATGATGAAGTAGAAATGGCGGTAGTACGAACCACTGAAGGGGACGTAGGAATATTGGATGAACATATTTCTATGGTAGCACCTTTAAAAATTGGTAAAATTAAAATCAAAAAGGATGGTAGCCTTAAGGAGGCTGCTATTGCTGGGGGATTTGTAAAGGTAGTTCAAGGTGCAACCACCATTATTGCTGATGCTGCTGAATGGCCGGAGGAGATCGATATCCAAAGGGCAGAGGAGGCAAAGCAAAGGGCTGAAAAGCGTTTGGTGGCTGATGGATCAGGAATCGACACAATAAGGGCAGAAATAGCCTTAAAAAAAGCTATCAATAGGCTAGAGGTTTCTGAAATTAGAAAAAGATAA
- a CDS encoding NusG domain II-containing protein — protein sequence MKIITKADIGLIIVILLLSITSVFAVPKLLATEGNGKEIVVNLDGEVIHRFPMIEGEESQFIEFPFTVNNVEYTGKLEIKDGYVRLHRLPDEISPLSIHADMGWIRESYQMIVSLPIKMYITLEDTVEEESVFDIIVY from the coding sequence ATGAAAATTATAACTAAAGCAGATATAGGATTGATTATCGTTATACTTCTTTTAAGCATTACTTCTGTTTTTGCCGTACCGAAACTCCTAGCAACAGAAGGGAATGGTAAGGAAATTGTTGTGAATTTAGACGGTGAAGTTATCCATCGCTTTCCTATGATTGAAGGGGAGGAATCTCAGTTTATTGAATTTCCCTTTACAGTAAATAATGTTGAATACACAGGAAAGCTGGAAATCAAGGATGGCTATGTAAGACTCCATAGACTCCCCGATGAAATTTCTCCCCTATCTATCCATGCTGATATGGGATGGATTCGAGAGTCCTATCAGATGATTGTCAGTCTACCTATCAAAATGTATATTACATTGGAGGATACCGTAGAAGAAGAATCAGTTTTTGATATTATTGTTTATTAA
- a CDS encoding YueI family protein — protein sequence MSKKNELERTIEFALKGTPQIKPEEKKKWLGEFRERIILGLTMEDARKPEALSAVRKGLQDPMGEMLIVNNNIPMDIMINYMKLAKEMDKEYKSIATNEKEAMGVVVASRSAVEREDVIFEIKELPEKFKHIKHKELCSDCYTELQQLEPEAIKGFKKLSFLDKMMGLYCGACRRDEDGGPLM from the coding sequence ATGTCAAAAAAAAATGAACTAGAAAGAACGATAGAATTTGCCTTGAAGGGAACGCCCCAAATTAAACCTGAAGAAAAAAAGAAGTGGTTAGGGGAGTTTAGGGAACGGATTATTTTAGGTTTAACGATGGAGGATGCTAGAAAACCAGAAGCTCTTTCTGCAGTTAGAAAAGGTCTCCAAGATCCTATGGGGGAAATGCTGATCGTTAATAACAATATTCCTATGGACATTATGATAAATTATATGAAACTGGCAAAGGAAATGGACAAAGAATATAAGTCTATAGCCACCAATGAAAAAGAGGCCATGGGGGTGGTGGTGGCTAGTCGCAGTGCAGTAGAACGAGAAGATGTAATCTTTGAGATTAAAGAATTACCAGAAAAGTTTAAACATATAAAGCATAAGGAACTTTGCAGTGATTGCTATACAGAGCTACAGCAATTAGAGCCTGAAGCCATAAAGGGATTTAAAAAGCTATCTTTTCTAGATAAAATGATGGGTTTATACTGCGGTGCCTGTAGAAGGGATGAGGATGGGGGACCCCTCATGTAG
- a CDS encoding YwmB family TATA-box binding protein, producing MKKICNIGLTILLFLSFFYIASAITSSSNETTIDSPIEFIFAKSGADILESNINTTLEVPNTLWTEEEVYKIKEEIKKQLGLDNIKEVRLEDEDQLFYNNGATEKDENILFIHEFSDCYMKQIIATNTDKNGDTITFKVYSAEIQEEKTSYIIIDIIQNKRYKEIVEKSNQNQLILGRYGKNIETTINLVGTYDKKMSWEESKEKIDQLIDSVKGRKVEEVGQELYISTTAYTPIIPEAIHYGNNKVNLHLAMRYNHYEGKTYLYIANPLITLTY from the coding sequence ATGAAAAAAATATGCAACATAGGACTTACTATTTTATTGTTTTTAAGCTTTTTTTATATAGCATCCGCCATCACAAGTAGCAGTAATGAAACCACTATAGATAGCCCAATAGAATTTATTTTTGCAAAAAGTGGAGCAGATATATTAGAAAGTAATATCAATACGACACTGGAAGTCCCCAATACATTATGGACAGAGGAAGAAGTATATAAAATTAAAGAAGAAATAAAAAAACAATTGGGATTAGATAATATAAAGGAAGTAAGACTAGAGGATGAGGATCAGCTATTTTATAATAATGGGGCTACAGAAAAGGATGAAAATATCCTTTTTATCCATGAATTTTCAGATTGTTATATGAAGCAAATAATAGCAACAAACACCGATAAAAATGGAGATACCATTACATTTAAAGTATATTCAGCAGAAATTCAAGAAGAAAAAACCTCGTATATTATTATTGACATCATACAGAATAAAAGGTATAAAGAGATAGTGGAGAAGAGTAATCAAAATCAGTTAATACTAGGTAGATATGGAAAAAATATAGAAACAACCATTAATCTAGTGGGGACCTACGATAAAAAAATGTCGTGGGAAGAAAGCAAAGAAAAAATAGATCAATTGATTGATTCCGTAAAAGGAAGAAAAGTAGAAGAAGTTGGCCAGGAATTATATATAAGTACTACTGCATATACACCAATTATTCCAGAAGCTATCCACTACGGAAATAACAAAGTGAACCTTCACTTGGCGATGCGCTATAACCACTATGAAGGAAAGACTTATCTATACATTGCCAACCCTTTGATTACCCTGACCTACTAA
- the murA gene encoding UDP-N-acetylglucosamine 1-carboxyvinyltransferase, giving the protein MAKIVVEKSQPLKGTVRVSGAKNSVLPILAATLLATEKCVLEDVPPLRDVDVICEVLTSLGADVKRVNREQIDIRANAIDNYEAPYELVRKMRASFLVMGPLLARMGKARISMPGGCAIGTRPIDLHLKGFKALGAEITLGHGFVEAKADKLIGNKIYLDFPSVGATENIMMAAVLAEGQTIIENAAEEPEITDLANYLNKMGAQIKGAGTDTIKIMGVERLTGTTHTVIPDRIEAGTYMVAAAMTGGNVLVDNVMADHLKPVIAKLREIDVELYEEGNGIRVIGPKIPKAVDIKTLPYPGFPTDMQAQFMALLSVSKGTSVIIETVFENRFMHVSELKRMGADIKIEGRSAIIEGKRELTGAPVKATDLRAGAALILAGLVSDGITEISNIEHIERGYVDIEKKLRGLGAKIYRTDEGLSVE; this is encoded by the coding sequence TTGGCAAAAATAGTTGTTGAAAAAAGTCAACCATTAAAGGGTACTGTTCGGGTAAGTGGTGCAAAAAACTCTGTATTACCTATTTTAGCAGCAACTCTGTTGGCTACAGAAAAGTGCGTATTAGAAGATGTGCCCCCTTTACGGGACGTAGATGTTATCTGTGAGGTTCTAACCAGCTTAGGAGCAGATGTAAAGCGGGTAAATAGAGAACAAATTGATATTAGAGCAAATGCAATAGATAATTATGAAGCTCCTTATGAGCTTGTTAGAAAAATGCGGGCTTCTTTTTTAGTGATGGGACCTTTATTGGCCCGGATGGGGAAGGCTAGAATTTCTATGCCTGGAGGCTGTGCTATTGGCACAAGACCCATAGATCTCCATTTAAAAGGCTTCAAAGCCCTGGGGGCAGAGATTACCTTAGGTCATGGCTTTGTAGAAGCAAAGGCCGATAAGCTAATAGGTAATAAAATTTATTTGGACTTTCCTAGTGTAGGTGCTACAGAAAATATTATGATGGCTGCTGTTTTAGCGGAAGGACAGACTATTATTGAAAATGCAGCAGAGGAACCAGAAATTACGGATTTAGCTAACTATTTAAATAAAATGGGTGCCCAAATCAAGGGGGCTGGAACAGATACCATAAAAATAATGGGGGTGGAAAGGCTAACCGGTACCACCCATACAGTCATACCCGATAGAATAGAGGCAGGAACCTATATGGTAGCTGCTGCCATGACGGGGGGCAACGTATTAGTAGATAATGTTATGGCGGATCATTTGAAGCCGGTTATTGCTAAGTTAAGGGAAATTGATGTAGAGCTTTATGAAGAAGGAAATGGTATAAGGGTTATAGGACCTAAAATACCAAAGGCAGTAGATATAAAAACCCTACCTTATCCAGGATTTCCTACGGATATGCAGGCTCAATTTATGGCATTATTAAGTGTTTCAAAGGGTACCAGTGTTATTATAGAAACGGTATTTGAAAATCGCTTTATGCATGTAAGTGAGTTAAAGAGGATGGGTGCTGATATTAAAATAGAAGGCAGAAGTGCTATTATAGAAGGCAAAAGGGAATTAACTGGCGCTCCGGTGAAGGCCACAGACCTTAGGGCAGGGGCGGCACTGATTTTAGCTGGTTTGGTATCGGATGGCATAACAGAAATCAGCAATATTGAGCATATTGAAAGAGGCTATGTAGATATTGAAAAGAAGCTTAGGGGCTTAGGTGCCAAGATTTATAGAACCGATGAAGGCCTCTCAGTGGAGTAA
- the spoIID gene encoding stage II sporulation protein D, with product MKGIFFAGISLLTTVLLIPLLIISSCDMQVPQRRSISREEVRESDLKINVFNHETKEIMELYLEDYISLVVASEMPASFELEALKAQAVAARTYAIWREMTQGKEGHPSHPGASVCTSHTHCQEWLSIEELKNRHGMIWMTRYWPKIQEAVASTAGIIMTYEMQPIEPLYHSTSGGKTENSEDVFATAMPYLRSVSSPYEERSPVLVDTKEVSIEDFIRTLKSREQDFQINTRNIAGQIKILEKNQGGSIRRIEVGNKTFTGSEIRRTFDLRSADFTVDVKGNQIVFTTRGYGHGVGMSQWGANGMAEQGSDFKGILSHYYQGITLSKLTSYRR from the coding sequence ATGAAGGGTATTTTTTTTGCTGGAATTTCACTTTTGACCACTGTTCTATTAATACCATTATTGATTATTAGCAGCTGTGATATGCAGGTTCCCCAGAGAAGAAGTATAAGTAGAGAGGAAGTAAGGGAGTCGGATTTAAAGATTAATGTCTTTAATCATGAAACTAAAGAAATTATGGAGCTATACCTAGAGGATTATATAAGCCTAGTAGTAGCATCGGAAATGCCCGCCAGCTTTGAACTAGAAGCCCTAAAGGCCCAGGCGGTGGCAGCTCGGACCTATGCTATCTGGAGGGAGATGACCCAGGGTAAAGAAGGACATCCCTCCCACCCTGGAGCCAGTGTTTGCACCAGTCATACCCATTGTCAGGAATGGTTATCTATAGAAGAGTTGAAGAATCGCCATGGGATGATATGGATGACAAGGTACTGGCCCAAAATTCAGGAGGCGGTGGCCTCTACTGCTGGCATTATTATGACCTATGAAATGCAGCCCATTGAACCCCTCTACCACTCCACCAGTGGAGGTAAAACAGAAAACTCTGAGGATGTTTTTGCTACAGCCATGCCTTATCTTAGAAGTGTTTCCAGTCCCTATGAAGAAAGATCTCCTGTACTCGTGGACACGAAGGAGGTTTCCATAGAAGACTTTATTAGAACTTTAAAAAGTAGGGAGCAAGACTTTCAAATTAATACTAGAAACATTGCTGGGCAAATAAAGATTTTAGAAAAAAATCAAGGGGGCAGCATAAGAAGAATTGAAGTTGGTAACAAGACCTTTACCGGGTCGGAAATTCGGAGGACATTTGATTTAAGATCCGCAGATTTTACTGTAGATGTTAAGGGGAATCAAATTGTATTCACTACTAGAGGCTATGGCCATGGAGTAGGTATGAGCCAATGGGGAGCCAATGGCATGGCAGAGCAGGGTAGTGACTTTAAAGGGATATTAAGCCACTATTATCAAGGGATTACTTTAAGTAAATTAACTAGCTACAGGCGATAA
- a CDS encoding M23 family metallopeptidase: MSFENDNNNNNNNNKKQNKSLYRFLDKQGFYLILLLCVSIVLVTAVWVSRQEEEYFLSDEDVNPLEEEFNRVEVTLVEEDADEDENIQEAANIGETEEPKEAPAEVEVPAEETALQEKPKQPLELKESPKKQEEEPATTTTAKDYIMTQPVVGKVGLPYATDRLVYHKTLDHWSTHRGMDIHAEVGAPVRAVLDGEVVEVINDTIMGITITLQHDDELLTRYSNLSTDAMVKMGQRVTKGQVISGVGRTAAIKTEEGPLLHFQVILNGETVDPQNYLPKIN, from the coding sequence ATGTCCTTTGAAAACGACAATAACAACAATAATAACAACAACAAAAAACAAAATAAATCCCTATACAGATTCCTAGACAAACAAGGATTTTATCTTATCTTATTATTATGTGTTTCTATTGTTCTAGTAACAGCTGTTTGGGTATCAAGGCAGGAAGAAGAATACTTTTTATCAGACGAAGATGTTAACCCCCTTGAAGAGGAATTTAACAGGGTGGAGGTAACACTAGTAGAAGAGGATGCTGATGAAGATGAAAATATTCAGGAGGCTGCTAACATAGGGGAGACAGAAGAACCAAAGGAAGCTCCAGCAGAAGTAGAAGTCCCTGCTGAAGAAACAGCTTTACAGGAGAAACCAAAACAACCTTTAGAATTAAAGGAAAGTCCTAAAAAGCAGGAGGAAGAACCTGCTACCACTACAACAGCCAAAGATTATATTATGACTCAGCCGGTGGTAGGGAAGGTAGGTCTGCCCTATGCAACAGACAGACTGGTGTATCATAAGACATTAGACCATTGGAGCACCCATAGAGGCATGGATATCCATGCAGAGGTGGGGGCCCCCGTCAGAGCTGTTCTAGATGGGGAAGTGGTGGAAGTAATAAATGACACAATTATGGGCATTACCATTACCCTGCAGCATGATGATGAACTATTGACTAGATACAGTAATTTATCCACTGATGCTATGGTAAAAATGGGACAAAGGGTAACAAAGGGTCAGGTTATTAGCGGTGTAGGCAGAACAGCTGCCATAAAGACAGAAGAAGGACCACTGTTACACTTTCAAGTCATTCTCAATGGGGAGACAGTAGATCCTCAAAATTATTTGCCAAAAATCAATTAA
- the spoIIID gene encoding sporulation transcriptional regulator SpoIIID: MKDYIEKRVMDIARYIIEEESTVRQTARVFGVSKSTVHKDVTERLPKINPLVANQVKDILEVNKAERHIRGGRATKMKYKSDTLVEAKG; the protein is encoded by the coding sequence TTGAAGGACTATATAGAAAAACGGGTTATGGATATAGCCCGGTATATTATTGAAGAAGAATCTACCGTCAGACAAACCGCTCGGGTATTTGGAGTTAGTAAAAGCACAGTTCATAAGGATGTTACTGAAAGACTTCCTAAGATAAACCCTCTAGTGGCAAATCAAGTAAAAGATATACTTGAAGTAAATAAAGCCGAGAGACATATAAGAGGTGGCAGAGCAACAAAGATGAAATATAAAAGTGATACACTAGTAGAAGCAAAAGGGTAA
- the mreB gene encoding rod shape-determining protein codes for MFGFGSDIGIDLGTASVLVFVKGKGVVMQEPSVVAIDKNTNSVLAVGQEARRMLGRTPGNIVAIRPLKDGVISDYEVTEKMLKYFISKTVGRKWIFKPKIIVCVPSGVTEVEKRAVIDATNEAGAKTTYLIEEPIAAAIGAGLDIAQPNGHMIVDIGGGTSDIAVISLGGIVVSNSIKIAGDKFDEAIIRYMRKKHNIMIGERTAEEMKIQIGGAFKRDEAVVMNVRGRNLVSGLPVNIEVSSDEMVEALEESVAAIADAVHAVLEKTPPELASDIADQGVIMTGGGALLWGLDKLIYERTGVPVKVAEDAVSCVANGTGKALDSLHILENEMKNGRSRR; via the coding sequence ATGTTCGGATTCGGTTCAGATATCGGTATCGATTTAGGAACTGCCAGTGTGTTGGTCTTTGTAAAGGGCAAAGGGGTTGTAATGCAGGAGCCTTCAGTGGTAGCTATCGATAAAAATACCAATAGTGTATTGGCAGTGGGACAAGAGGCCCGTAGAATGTTGGGAAGAACACCAGGAAATATAGTAGCCATTAGACCCCTAAAGGACGGTGTTATTTCTGACTATGAAGTTACAGAAAAAATGTTAAAATATTTTATAAGCAAAACCGTAGGAAGAAAATGGATTTTTAAACCCAAAATCATCGTTTGTGTACCCAGTGGTGTAACAGAGGTGGAAAAAAGAGCTGTTATTGATGCCACCAATGAGGCTGGTGCTAAAACCACCTATTTAATAGAAGAGCCAATTGCTGCCGCCATTGGAGCTGGGTTAGATATTGCTCAACCAAATGGCCATATGATTGTAGATATTGGTGGAGGTACCAGTGATATTGCCGTCATCTCCTTAGGAGGAATTGTTGTAAGCAACTCTATTAAAATTGCTGGTGACAAATTTGATGAGGCCATTATACGGTATATGCGTAAGAAGCATAATATTATGATTGGTGAAAGAACAGCAGAAGAAATGAAGATACAAATTGGGGGAGCCTTCAAAAGAGATGAAGCAGTGGTTATGAATGTCCGTGGAAGAAACCTTGTATCTGGGTTGCCTGTGAATATAGAAGTCAGCAGTGATGAAATGGTGGAGGCATTAGAAGAAAGCGTAGCTGCCATAGCAGATGCTGTCCATGCTGTGCTGGAAAAAACACCTCCAGAGCTGGCCTCTGATATCGCCGACCAAGGTGTAATTATGACTGGTGGGGGAGCCTTGTTATGGGGTTTGGACAAGCTAATCTATGAAAGAACAGGGGTTCCTGTAAAGGTTGCGGAGGATGCGGTTTCTTGTGTAGCTAATGGTACTGGAAAGGCGTTGGATTCTTTACATATATTAGAAAATGAAATGAAGAACGGAAGAAGTAGAAGATAA
- a CDS encoding flagellar hook-basal body protein, with the protein MLRGLYTAVSAMGTSQNKLDVASNNIANVNTTGFKKDVVITESFPEVYMKKLHGHLPVEAYNRNIAVDVERDGEGFRVSTGSGYFTAEGSLGKSHSSTTSFAVDEEGYLRTYDRNIHGQLDTSQGNYILDNNGNRILVGNNNIDVNQQGQVMANGEIVANLLSRPGFNTIGTINSGLRLEKIETYFNQGTIEETGNPLDITIQGNGFFRINTPQGEMYTRNGNFTLNTNGQIVTKEGYLLMGEFGPITLGEDFDRGGFRINEDGAIILDNMFLNQIDIVNITNTNVLRKYGEGYYQIGEGLQPQLEPFDGKILQGFLEGSNVNPIEEMVNMISVLRLYESNQKVVQAYDEILQKAVNDIGRV; encoded by the coding sequence ATGCTAAGGGGATTATATACAGCTGTATCAGCTATGGGAACCAGCCAAAACAAGTTAGATGTTGCATCCAATAATATCGCTAATGTCAATACCACTGGTTTTAAAAAGGATGTTGTTATAACAGAATCCTTTCCAGAGGTTTATATGAAAAAGCTTCATGGACATCTTCCAGTAGAAGCCTATAATCGAAATATTGCGGTAGATGTAGAAAGGGATGGCGAAGGCTTTCGGGTTTCTACAGGAAGCGGCTATTTTACTGCCGAGGGATCTTTAGGAAAGAGTCATAGCTCCACTACTAGCTTTGCAGTAGATGAGGAAGGTTATTTGCGAACCTATGATAGAAATATTCATGGTCAATTGGATACCTCCCAAGGCAACTATATACTGGATAACAATGGAAACAGGATATTGGTGGGGAACAACAATATTGATGTGAATCAGCAGGGACAAGTAATGGCCAATGGTGAAATAGTGGCAAATTTGCTTTCACGGCCAGGCTTTAATACGATAGGTACTATAAATAGCGGACTTCGCCTTGAAAAAATAGAAACCTACTTTAACCAAGGGACCATAGAAGAAACAGGGAATCCCTTGGACATTACCATACAAGGCAATGGTTTTTTTAGAATTAATACTCCCCAAGGGGAAATGTATACCCGAAATGGTAACTTTACACTAAATACCAACGGACAAATCGTCACAAAAGAAGGATATTTATTAATGGGAGAGTTTGGACCTATTACTTTAGGTGAGGATTTTGATAGAGGTGGCTTCAGAATTAACGAAGATGGTGCTATTATTTTAGACAATATGTTTTTAAATCAAATAGATATTGTTAATATTACCAATACCAATGTATTAAGAAAATACGGAGAAGGCTATTATCAAATAGGGGAAGGGTTGCAACCACAACTTGAACCCTTTGATGGGAAAATACTACAGGGTTTTCTAGAGGGCTCCAATGTTAACCCTATCGAAGAAATGGTCAACATGATTTCTGTACTACGACTTTATGAATCTAACCAAAAAGTGGTACAAGCCTATGATGAAATATTACAGAAGGCTGTAAATGATATCGGGAGAGTTTAA